In a genomic window of Gouania willdenowi chromosome 11, fGouWil2.1, whole genome shotgun sequence:
- the LOC114471820 gene encoding transmembrane protein 74-like, translated as MAEVELLHFQVSEKHRVTGNGARSSRGGKLLLLRSGDGGGSAPWTEESETSFTCEEDAEDEDEQRTGCLVSPSPAEGGGVTEEEDEEDISELYLLSDDDLSMDDSGKSVDYGFIVAVSCLVTGISLVGISYAIPRDVRVDPDTVSAREMEHLEMEKARVGAHLDRCVIAGLCLLTLGGVLLSTLLMVSLWKGEMMRRKAYAFSKQETKLYGSISLRTGTSPTPDTCSHLSQMDEVFEVLS; from the coding sequence ATGGCTGAAGTCGAACTGCTGCACTTCCAGGTGTCGGAGAAGCACCGAGTGACCGGGAACGGAGCGCGCTCGAGCCGCGGCGggaaactgctgctgctgcgtagCGGCGACGGAGGAGGTTCAGCACCTTGGACAGAGGAGTCAGAGACTTCTTTCACATGTGAAGAAGAtgctgaggatgaggatgagcaGAGGACAGGATGCCTGGTGAGCCCTAGCCCTGCTGAGGGGGGTGGGGtcacagaggaggaggatgaagaggacATCTCTGAACTTTACCTGCTGTCTGATGATGACCTCTCCATGGACGATTCGGGGAAATCCGTGGACTACGGCTTCATCGTGGCCGTGAGCTGCCTGGTGACGGGCATCTCCCTGGTGGGCATCTCCTATGCCATCCCCAGGGACGTCCGCGTGGACCCGGACACGGTCTCCGCCCGGGAGATGGAACATCTGGAGATGGAGAAGGCCCGAGTGGGAGCACATCTGGACCGCTGTGTGATAGCTGGCCTGTGTCTGCTCACCCTTGGGGGGGTCCTGCTGTCCACGCTGCTCATGGTGTCCCTGTGGAAGGGGGAGATGATGAGGAGGAAAGCCTACGCGTTCTCCAAGCAGGAAACCAAGCTGTACGGATCCATCAGTCTGAGGACAGGAACCAGCCCCACCCCCGACACCTGCTCACATCTGTCCCAGATGGACGAGGTCTTTGAAGTTCTCAGTTGA
- the LOC114471793 gene encoding thyrotropin-releasing hormone receptor-like: MENFTTASDVNHSLGHWVDYSLQYKVTSTVLLFVICALGIVGNVMVILVVLTTKHMRTPTNCYLVSLAVADLMVLIAAGLTAITDSLFASWVFGHYGCLCITYFQYLGINASSCSITAFTVERYIAICHPIKAQFLCTLSRAKKIIVMVWAFTSVYCVMWFYLTDIQQLVYDNNVTIVTCGYRVPRRFYLPIYFFDFGVFFVVPLLLSAVLYGLIARILFLNPLPSEPKDKKRNGHGNHGKNSCKNSRHSSSTASSRRQVTKMLAVVVVLFAVLWMPYRTLVVVNSLLDHAYLDHWFLLFCRICIYLNSAINPVIYNAMSQKFRAAFRKICGCGRKGAEKPAAYSVALTYSAVKDTSMVESTDHFTTELEEITVTDELLSDRKVAFPDTCVYEKVDFSDA; this comes from the exons ATGGAGAACTTCACCACAGCCTCGGATGTGAACCACTCCCTCGGACACTGGGTAGACTACAGCCTCCAGTACAAGGTGACCAGCACCGTGCTGCTCTTTGTGATCTGCGCTCTGGGAATAGTTGGCAACGTGATGGTGATCCTGGTGGTTCTCACCACCAAACACATGCGCACTCCCACTAACTGTTACCTGGTGAGTCTGGCTGTGGCGGACCTCATGGTCCTCATAGCGGCCGGTCTCACCGCCATCACCGACAGCCTCTTCGCGTCCTGGGTGTTCGGACACTACGGGTGCCTGTGCATCACGTACTTCCAGTATTTGGGCATCAACGCGTCCTCGTGCTCCATCACCGCGTTCACCGTGGAACGATACATCGCGATCTGCCACCCGATCAAAGCGCAGTTCCTCTGCACTTTATCCAGAGCGAAGAAGATCATCGTGATGGTGTGGGCGTTCACCTCTGTCTACTGCGTGATGTGGTTCTACCTGACCGACATCCAGCAGCTGGTCTACGACAACAACGTCACCATAGTGACCTGTGGGTACCGGGTTCCTCGGAGGTTCTACCTGCCCATTTACTTCTTTGACTTCGGGGTGTTCTTCGTGGTTCCGCTGCTGCTCTCCGCGGTTCTTTACGGACTCATCGCCAGGATTCTGTTCCTCAACCCGCTGCCGTCAGAGCCCAAAGACAAGAAGAGGAACGGACATGGCAACCACGGCAAGAACAGCTGCAAGAACTCCCGCCACTCCAGCTCCACCGCCAGTTCCCGCAGACAG GTGACCAAGATGTTGGCGGTGGTGGTGGTCCTCTTCGCCGTGCTGTGGATGCCCTACCGCACTCTGGTGGTGGTCAACTCCCTGCTAGACCACGCCTACCTGGACCACTGGTTCCTGCTCTTCTGCAGGATCTGCATTTACCTCAACAGCGCCATCAACCCGGTCATCTACAACGCCATGTCGCAGAAGTTCCGCGCCGCCTTCCGCAAGATCTGCGGCTGCGGGCGTAAGGGCGCGGAGAAGCCGGCCGCCTACAGCGTGGCCCTCACCTACAGCGCCGTCAAGGACACGTCCATGGTGGAGAGCACGGACCATTTCACCACCGAGCTGGAGGAGATCACCGTCACCGACGAGCTGCTGTCCGACCGCAAAGTGGCGTTTCCTGACACGTGTGTGTACGAGAAGGTGGATTTTAGTGACGCCTGA